The genomic DNA AAGAAAGGGGGTTGCGGATATGATGTTTTACCTCTATATGGTCATCGGTATCCTATTGTTCGCTGCTCTGATCGACTACAGGAGAAGGCGGAATAACAACACGAAACATACGCGTCACAGTGACCCATCCACCAAAAAGGGAGAGAGCAGTAACTATCAGTCTGGTGAAGGCCGGGATTGGTGATGGAGATGATGAGCCGCACTTCCTTGCCTTGGTCAAAGCTGGAGATGAAGAAATGACACCGCAAACCATGATGATAACGGGTGTGGCGGTAAGTGTCCCAATCCAATTGATCCTGCGCTATACAAAGCGCCCCTCCTATGAAGGGTTGATCCTGTTTTTAATCCTGATTTTCCTGTCAGCTGCCGGATGGGTGGTGGGATTTGCTATCGGGGGGTGGAATGGGGTACAGTGCCCTTGCCATGATGGTGATAATGGAATCCATGGCAGGGCTTGTGACATCGTTCATATGGTCTTTATTGGTGAAAGAATGATGAAAACGTCATTCTTTTTTCATATTTTCGGCTAATTGAGAACTTATTTCATTAAAGACATTGACGTTGATTCTCCTCTTGCTTATACTAAGGTAGTGATAATGATTATCACTTGCATCGTTAATAAGTGAAACACCACTATAAAACATACCATTCAGTCTTGGGGAGGAAATCATCATGATGAAGCTTCATACATATGCGAAGAAGGCAGCAGTGGCGGCAGCGTCCGTCATGGTCGTCGGTGCGTTGGCGGCTTGTGGGAACGGCGGCGATAACGCGAAGGACGGCGATAAAGAAAAAGCGTTGACCATCTACAGCGGTCAGCACACAGAAGTGACCGAAGCGTTGACGAAGGAATTCACGAAGGAAACTGGAATCAAAGTGGACGTGCGTGAAGGATCCAGCAATGAGCTGGCTCATCAGGTTGCAGAAGAAGGAGACAAGTCTCCTGCCGATATCATCTTCACGGAAGAAACGGCTCCCCTTGTGATGTTGAGTGAGAAGGGACTTCTTGAGAAGATCGATTCCAAGGCCCTTGATAACATGGATGACCAATATGAAGATCCAGACGGGACTTGGGTCGGATTGCTTGCGCGTTCACGCGTCGTGGCGTACAATCCCGATGTGGTGAAAGAAAGCGAACTGCCGAAGACGGTATTCGACTTCGCCAAGCCTGAATGGAAAAACAAAGTAGCCTACGTACCGACAAGCGGTGCGTTCACGAACCAGATCTCTGCCATGATCATGCTGTATGGTGAAGATGAAACAAAACAGTGGTTGGAAGGCTTGAAGAAATACGGCAAGCAATATAAAAACAACAAGATTGCCCTTGATGCAGTAGAAAAAGGCGATGTAGGCGCAGCCCTTATCAACAACTACTACTGGGATAATGAAGCAAAAGAAAAAGGCGCTGACAAGATGAACTCCAAGCTCTATTACTTCGGTAATGGCGATATCGGGGATATGATTTCCCTATCCGGAGCAGGAATCGTCAAGTCAAGCTCTCATAAAGAAGAAGCACAGAAATTCATGGAGTTCGCCACTGAAGAAAAAGGACAGCAGGTATTGACGGATACAAGTTCACAGTATCCATTGAACTCTAGCGTGGACACGAAGGATATGAAACCTTTCTCAGAATTGAATCCGCCGAAAGAAGCACTGGACCTCGGGGAATATTCTGATGGTGAGCAGGCATTGGAACTTCTACAAGAAGTAGGGTTGCTCTAATGCCCCTGACCGGCATATGGAGGAAGAAGGAGCCGCAGCGAAAAAGAACGTCGCTGTTGCTCCTTTTACCTGTTTTTATCTTTATTTTTGTCGCGTGTCTACCTATCCTCTACATTATCCTCCGCGCATATGAAGCCGGATGGGAGACATCGATCAACCTGATCTTCCGAGACCGTGTGTATGAGCTTCTGAAAAATACGCTTCTACTGGACGTGTCGGTGACGGTGGCCTCCATGGTCATCGGTGTCGCCACGGCCTGGTGCACGGAGCGGACAAATCTATGGGGAAGGCGCGTATGGAACGTCCTCGTGACGATTCCGTTCGCCGTCCCCGCCTTTGTATCGAGTTACAGCTGGGTTTCCCTGAGCCCGATCTTTGAAGGATTTTTCGGTGCCTTCCTGGTCCTGACGCTATACAGCTATCCCTTGGTCCACTTGCCGGTGGCTGCGGCACTGCGGGGGATGAATCCTTCCCTCGAAGAAGTGGCATTCTCGGCAGGATACGGACAGTGGAAGACCTTCTGGCTCGTCACGTTTCCGCAAATGCGGCCGGCACTGTTCGGTGGAGCGCTCCTCATTGCCCTTCACACGCTTGCGGAGTTCGGGGCTCTGTCCCTGCTCCGGTTCGATACGTTTACGACGGCGATCTATGATCAGTACACGATGGCCTTCAACGGGGCATCTGCTGCGATGCTGACGACGGTCCTCCTGTTCTTGTGCCTCGTCTTCATCGGAGTGGAGCTCTACGTCCGAGGGAAGGCTAAATATACGTCTGTCGGAAGAGGCGTCTCACGTGCGAGAGAGCAGGTGAGTCTGGGGTTGGCAGCCCCGTTCGTCCAACTGGGGTTCCTCGCGTTGACGGTACTCGCCGTCGGGATTCCCCTCGGACGTCTTGGGTATTGGTTGGTAACCGGAAGCTCGGCAAGCTTCGAGCCTGCTGAATTGGTAGGCAATCTGTTCACCACCTTGTCCTACGGGTTGGGAGGAGCCGTGGTGACGGTGATTATCGCGCTACCTCTCGTCATGCTGTCGCTCCGCCACCGGGGACCGCTTTCGGTCATGGCCGAGCGTGTTCCGTATGTGGTCCACAGTCTGCCTGGTCTTGTTATCGGCTTGACCCTCGTGTTCTTCGCCATCCGCTATATGAGCGGGATCTACCAGACATCGGCCCTTCTGATCATCGCGTATGTGATCCTGTTCGTCCCCCTTGCCCAGTCGTCGATCCGTGCCTCGTACGAGCAGGCGCCTGAGCGGGTCGAAGAGGTGGCGAGGTCACTCGGAAGAAGGCCGATGAGTGTCTTCTTCACCGTGACCCTGCCCTTGATCATCCCGGGCATCGGGGCGGCAATGGCCCTGGTTTGTTTGAAAATCATGAATGAATTGACGGCGACGCTGCTGCTACGTCCGACGGGTGTCGATACGCTCGCTATCAGGGTGTGGCAGCACACGGCGAACTCCGAGTTTGCCGCAGCCGCCCCCTATGCCGCCCTGCTGATCCTGATTTCGGGCGTGCCGGTCTATATCCTGACCATGCGATCATTTTCCAGTAAGAGGAGTGAAAGAGTATGAAGGCCTTGACGATTAAAGAGTTATCAAAGAACTTTGATGGAGTGAAAGTATTGGAGAATGTCTCCTTCGACTTGCAGAAGGGGCAGATGCTCGCCGTTCTAGGACCATCGGGGTGCGGGAAGACAACGCTTCTCCGTAGCATCGCAGGATTCGAAATCCCTGCCTCGGGTGAAATCGAGATTTCCGGCGTGAAGGCCTTCGGTGAACGCCTCTATCTCTCCCCGGAAAAGCGGAAGATCGGCTATGTACCGCAGGAAGGTGCACTCTTCCCGCATTTGACAGTAGAACAGAATGTCGCCTTCGGACTCCCGAGGAAGATGAAACGCACTAGCCGTGTCCTCGATATGCTCGAGCTTGTCGGTATGCAAGGGTTTGAAAAACGCATGCCCCATGAACTGTCCGGCGGGCAACAGCAGCGTGTCGCCTTGGCACGCGCCCTCGCTCCCGGTCCGAGCCTGATCCTACTGGACGAACCGTTCAGCGCACTTGATACGGGGCTTCGCGCCAAGCTCAGGGATGATATCAAGCACGCCCTTGAACAGTCGAATGCAACGTCGATCATGGTCACACATGACCAGGAAGAAGCGTTCTCCATGGCTGATGTCATCGCCGTCATGAGGGACGGCGAGCTCGTCCAGATCGCCAATCCGGATGACGTCTATACGAAACCGAAAGACTTGAAGGTGGCCACCTTCGTTGGGGAAGCCGTGCTCCTCAATGGACGGATCAGCGGAGAATGCGTCGACTGTCCGCTCGGCATGCTGCCATGTCATAAGCCTTCCGGTTGCGCCGAACAAGTCACGGTCATGATCCGTCCGGAACAGCTCAGCGTAGGGCCAATCGAAAGCGGAATCCAAGCGAAGGTCATGAAGACGACCTACTTCGGACACGATTCCCTGATCGAACTTCTCATCGATGAGAACGGCCAGGCGACTTCAGCTTCCATCCGTGTCCTCGGAAGACCTCAGGTCAAAGTAGGGGACACCGTCGGCTTGAAGGTGGACGGGGATGTTGTGATTTACTAATACCATAAGCCAAGCTCCATTCCATTTTGGAATGGGGCTTTTTTTGATCACAGGGAGGAATCAGCGGACGGCCATCGAATAATTGAATGATAGAATCAGACGAAAGAAGGAAGAAGAGATGACGATTTCCATATTGAATGAACATGACGCGGAGGCATACCAGGAGCTCCGCCTGCAGGCACTGCAGACCAACCCGGAAGCATTCGGATCCACCTATGAACGGGAAGTTGCTTTTTCACGATCCTTTGTAGAAGAGCGCTTGAAACCATCTGACGATAAGTTCACCATGGGTGCGTGGGTGGACGGAGAGCTTGGCGGAATCGTCACCTTCGTCAGGGAAACGAGTCCGAAGATGGCGCATAAAGGCAACATCTTCGGCATGTTCGTCTCACCGGACATGCGCGGCAGGTCGGTGGGACGCTCCCTTCTGGAAGAACTGCTTCAGCATGTAAAGGGGCTTGATGGACTCGAGCAGATCATTCTCACAGTCGTCTCGGACAATGAGCCGGCCAAGCGTCTGTATACGAGTGCAGGATTCAAGGTGTTCGGGGTTGAGAAGCACGGGCTGAAGTTCGGTGGTTCTTATTATGATGAGGACTGGATGGTCTTGAGATTGTAGACGTCTATAGAAATTGATGAAACCTCCTATCAGTGGTATCGGAGGTTTTGCTTTTTTTGTAGGAAAAACTTATTGGGACTGCAGGGAGCATGAAAGTGGTATGAAAACGAATATTTGACAAAGTCAACTATATACATTACTATAAACGTATAGTTGACTTTGTCAAACGAATGGGAGGTATAACGGATGACGATTAACCACGGTGGGGACCTTAGTGAAGGCTATTTCATTGCGTATCTTACATTGATTATGAACAGCAGGGGATCAACATTGGAGGAGGCCAAGGCTTTTACCTTCAAACGATTGTTCCAGAATGACGAAGGAACACTCGGCGATTATTCATATAGAAGATTCATTCAGGCATACCAGCACCTTGAACAAGAAGGTAGCTGTGCATGAGGTCGGTGAGCCGGCCTTTTTTATTTTGTTGTATTTTGTTGCAAATACAACAAAATGCCGTTATAGTTAAAGAAATTCATGCAATTGCAACAAAAGAGGTGAAGAGATGACCGACGTTTTAAGGGAAATTGGAATGATTGCACGGGCGCTGGATTCTATCAGCAACATCGAATTCAAGGACGTCGATCTAACGAAGGGGCAATATCTCTACGTGGTGAGAATCTGCGAGAACCCCGGGATCATTCAGGAAAAGGTT from Rossellomorea marisflavi includes the following:
- a CDS encoding extracellular solute-binding protein, encoding MMKLHTYAKKAAVAAASVMVVGALAACGNGGDNAKDGDKEKALTIYSGQHTEVTEALTKEFTKETGIKVDVREGSSNELAHQVAEEGDKSPADIIFTEETAPLVMLSEKGLLEKIDSKALDNMDDQYEDPDGTWVGLLARSRVVAYNPDVVKESELPKTVFDFAKPEWKNKVAYVPTSGAFTNQISAMIMLYGEDETKQWLEGLKKYGKQYKNNKIALDAVEKGDVGAALINNYYWDNEAKEKGADKMNSKLYYFGNGDIGDMISLSGAGIVKSSSHKEEAQKFMEFATEEKGQQVLTDTSSQYPLNSSVDTKDMKPFSELNPPKEALDLGEYSDGEQALELLQEVGLL
- a CDS encoding ABC transporter permease, with the protein product MYELLKNTLLLDVSVTVASMVIGVATAWCTERTNLWGRRVWNVLVTIPFAVPAFVSSYSWVSLSPIFEGFFGAFLVLTLYSYPLVHLPVAAALRGMNPSLEEVAFSAGYGQWKTFWLVTFPQMRPALFGGALLIALHTLAEFGALSLLRFDTFTTAIYDQYTMAFNGASAAMLTTVLLFLCLVFIGVELYVRGKAKYTSVGRGVSRAREQVSLGLAAPFVQLGFLALTVLAVGIPLGRLGYWLVTGSSASFEPAELVGNLFTTLSYGLGGAVVTVIIALPLVMLSLRHRGPLSVMAERVPYVVHSLPGLVIGLTLVFFAIRYMSGIYQTSALLIIAYVILFVPLAQSSIRASYEQAPERVEEVARSLGRRPMSVFFTVTLPLIIPGIGAAMALVCLKIMNELTATLLLRPTGVDTLAIRVWQHTANSEFAAAAPYAALLILISGVPVYILTMRSFSSKRSERV
- a CDS encoding ABC transporter ATP-binding protein; the encoded protein is MKALTIKELSKNFDGVKVLENVSFDLQKGQMLAVLGPSGCGKTTLLRSIAGFEIPASGEIEISGVKAFGERLYLSPEKRKIGYVPQEGALFPHLTVEQNVAFGLPRKMKRTSRVLDMLELVGMQGFEKRMPHELSGGQQQRVALARALAPGPSLILLDEPFSALDTGLRAKLRDDIKHALEQSNATSIMVTHDQEEAFSMADVIAVMRDGELVQIANPDDVYTKPKDLKVATFVGEAVLLNGRISGECVDCPLGMLPCHKPSGCAEQVTVMIRPEQLSVGPIESGIQAKVMKTTYFGHDSLIELLIDENGQATSASIRVLGRPQVKVGDTVGLKVDGDVVIY
- a CDS encoding GNAT family N-acetyltransferase, which encodes MNDRIRRKKEEEMTISILNEHDAEAYQELRLQALQTNPEAFGSTYEREVAFSRSFVEERLKPSDDKFTMGAWVDGELGGIVTFVRETSPKMAHKGNIFGMFVSPDMRGRSVGRSLLEELLQHVKGLDGLEQIILTVVSDNEPAKRLYTSAGFKVFGVEKHGLKFGGSYYDEDWMVLRL